In Pseudomonas sp. ADAK18, a single window of DNA contains:
- a CDS encoding cupin domain-containing protein — MSITQFKNALDTHLPDSAPVAVPLGSPIAQASTLSVERSDNVETGIWECTPGRWRRQIVAQEFCHFIQGRCTFTPDNGETLHIEAGDALMLPANSTGIWDIQETVRKTYVLIL; from the coding sequence ATGAGCATCACCCAATTCAAAAACGCCCTCGACACCCACTTGCCGGATTCGGCGCCAGTTGCCGTGCCCTTGGGTAGCCCCATTGCGCAGGCTTCGACCTTGAGCGTGGAGCGCAGCGATAACGTCGAGACCGGCATCTGGGAATGTACCCCGGGGCGCTGGCGTCGCCAGATCGTCGCCCAGGAGTTCTGTCACTTCATCCAGGGCCGCTGCACTTTTACCCCGGACAACGGCGAAACCCTGCACATCGAAGCCGGTGATGCACTCATGTTGCCGGCCAACAGCACCGGTATCTGGGACATCCAGGAAACCGTGCGCAAGACCTACGTGTTGATTCTGTAA
- a CDS encoding pirin family protein: MLELRPFNSLGGAHHGWLDAHHHFSFSEYHDPKRMHWGNLRVWNDDIIAAGTGFPKHPHRDMEIITYIREGAITHEDSLGNKGRTEAGDVQVMSAGTGIVHSEYNLEATPTKLFQIWIIPNEAGSAPSWGAKPFPKGNREGFVTLASGKADDSESLRIRADARLVAANLKAGESAEYRLDSGRRAYLVPATGVIEVNGLRAQARDGVAVEDEQVLRVTAIEDSEIVLVDLA; the protein is encoded by the coding sequence ATGCTTGAACTTCGACCTTTCAACTCCCTGGGCGGCGCTCACCACGGCTGGCTGGATGCTCATCACCACTTTTCATTCTCCGAGTACCACGATCCCAAGCGCATGCATTGGGGCAACCTGCGGGTCTGGAACGACGACATCATTGCCGCGGGTACCGGTTTCCCGAAACACCCGCACCGGGACATGGAGATCATCACCTATATCCGTGAAGGCGCCATCACCCACGAGGACAGCCTCGGCAACAAGGGCCGTACCGAAGCCGGTGACGTGCAGGTAATGAGCGCGGGCACCGGTATCGTTCACAGCGAATACAACCTTGAGGCCACGCCTACCAAGCTGTTTCAGATCTGGATTATTCCCAATGAAGCCGGCTCCGCGCCGTCGTGGGGGGCCAAGCCGTTTCCGAAAGGCAATCGTGAGGGGTTTGTGACCTTGGCCAGTGGTAAGGCTGACGATAGCGAAAGCCTGCGGATTCGGGCGGATGCGCGGTTGGTCGCGGCCAACTTGAAAGCCGGGGAAAGCGCCGAGTACCGGTTGGACAGCGGACGCCGGGCGTATTTGGTGCCGGCTACGGGGGTCATTGAAGTCAATGGCTTACGTGCGCAAGCTCGAGACGGTGTAGCCGTTGAGGATGAGCAGGTGTTGCGGGTGACGGCGATTGAGGACAGCGAGATCGTGTTGGTGGATCTGGCTTGA
- a CDS encoding FAD-binding oxidoreductase gives MPAWRNISLWMDQLDEPLVARPSLEQDLDVNVVIIGAGYTGLWTAYYLKRQAPELKIAIIEAQTAGFGASGRNGGWLMGNLLGEDRLLSGLSPEQRRASFDLLHGIPDEVAQVIEREGIACDYRKGGVLYCAARYPEQEASLRQYLEKLRAQGLTEDDYRWLSPQQLAEQIRIAKPYGGIYAPHVATIHPAKLVRGLARVVEQMGVNIYENSPVTHWQSGSLRTGKAVVRASWVVPAVEGYATTLAPLGRYQLPVQSLIVATEPLPASTWDEIGLNRGQAFGESSRQVTYGQRTMDNRLVFGARGGYQFAGKLRHNFDLTNSEVELRRYLFGELFPQLKNVRITHAWGGNLGMSRRFRPHMLCDHTTGIALSGGYGGEGVGASNLGGRTLADMILGLDTSLVSQPWVIPQGSLDALKAWEPEPCRWLGYNAIIRSFVHEDQTLANPSTAPWRRRLASGVAGFMEGFMH, from the coding sequence ATGCCGGCGTGGCGCAATATCAGTTTATGGATGGACCAGTTGGACGAGCCGCTGGTGGCGCGGCCGTCCCTGGAGCAGGACCTGGACGTCAACGTGGTGATTATCGGTGCCGGTTATACGGGGCTGTGGACCGCCTACTACCTCAAGCGCCAGGCCCCTGAACTGAAGATCGCCATCATCGAGGCGCAAACCGCCGGTTTTGGCGCTTCGGGCCGCAACGGTGGCTGGTTGATGGGCAATCTGTTGGGGGAAGACCGCTTACTGTCGGGTTTGTCCCCCGAGCAACGCCGCGCGTCGTTCGACTTGCTGCATGGCATCCCCGATGAAGTGGCCCAGGTGATCGAGCGCGAAGGCATCGCCTGTGATTACCGCAAGGGCGGCGTGCTGTACTGCGCCGCCCGTTATCCAGAGCAAGAAGCCAGCCTGCGCCAGTACCTGGAAAAGCTCCGTGCCCAAGGCCTCACCGAAGACGATTACCGCTGGTTGAGTCCGCAGCAGTTGGCCGAGCAGATCCGTATCGCCAAGCCCTACGGCGGGATCTACGCCCCCCATGTTGCGACTATTCACCCGGCCAAGCTGGTGCGCGGCCTGGCGCGCGTGGTCGAGCAAATGGGGGTCAACATCTACGAAAACAGCCCGGTGACCCACTGGCAGTCCGGCAGTCTACGCACCGGCAAGGCAGTGGTCCGCGCTTCCTGGGTGGTGCCGGCCGTCGAGGGCTATGCCACGACCTTGGCGCCGTTGGGGCGTTATCAGTTGCCGGTACAAAGCCTGATCGTCGCCACTGAGCCGCTGCCCGCCAGCACCTGGGACGAAATCGGCCTGAACCGAGGCCAGGCGTTTGGCGAAAGCAGCCGCCAGGTCACTTATGGCCAGCGCACGATGGACAACCGCCTGGTGTTCGGTGCCCGTGGCGGCTATCAGTTTGCCGGCAAGCTGCGGCACAACTTCGATCTTACAAACAGTGAAGTCGAGCTGCGCCGCTATCTGTTCGGCGAGCTGTTTCCCCAACTCAAGAACGTGCGCATCACTCACGCCTGGGGCGGCAACCTGGGCATGTCCCGGCGCTTCAGGCCGCACATGCTCTGCGATCACACGACGGGCATTGCCTTGTCCGGTGGTTATGGCGGTGAGGGCGTAGGGGCCAGCAACCTTGGCGGCCGGACCCTGGCGGACATGATCCTGGGCCTCGACACGTCGCTGGTCAGCCAGCCATGGGTTATCCCTCAAGGTTCCCTGGACGCGCTCAAGGCCTGGGAGCCGGAACCCTGCCGCTGGCTGGGCTACAACGCGATCATTCGCAGCTTTGTCCACGAAGACCAGACCCTCGCCAACCCCAGCACCGCGCCCTGGCGCCGACGCTTGGCCAGTGGGGTCGCCGGGTTTATGGAAGGTTTCATGCACTAA
- a CDS encoding polyamine ABC transporter substrate-binding protein translates to MKPIVLLPLLLVASLSQAAETVKIYNWSDYIAPDTTKNFQKETGIAFTYDVYDSNETLDGKLMTGKSGYDVVFPSNHFMARQIQGGALKKLDKSQLPNWKNLNPVLLKALENNDPGNAHGFPYLWGSTGIGYNIDKVKAVLGDNAPVDSWDLIFKPEYMEKLQKCGVAILDNGPELLPAALNYLGLPHHSKNPEDYKKAEALLMKVRPYVSYFHSSKYTSDLANGDICVAVGFSGDILQAESRATEAKNGVKIGYNIPKEGAAIWFDMVAMPADAPDEKAGYAFMNYLLRPDVMASITNHVHYANGNSAADSLVDPAIKGDTKVYPSPEMMGKLFALEAMPLNIDRIRTRVWNTIRTGR, encoded by the coding sequence ATGAAACCCATTGTCCTGTTGCCCCTGTTGCTGGTGGCCTCCCTCAGCCAGGCCGCTGAAACGGTAAAAATCTACAACTGGTCGGACTACATCGCCCCGGACACCACGAAGAACTTCCAGAAAGAGACCGGCATCGCCTTCACCTACGACGTCTATGACAGCAACGAAACCCTCGACGGCAAGTTGATGACCGGCAAATCCGGCTATGACGTGGTGTTTCCTTCCAACCACTTCATGGCCCGGCAGATCCAGGGTGGGGCATTGAAGAAGCTCGACAAGAGCCAGTTGCCCAACTGGAAAAACCTCAATCCAGTGCTGCTCAAGGCCCTTGAAAACAACGACCCGGGTAATGCTCACGGCTTCCCGTACCTATGGGGCAGCACGGGTATTGGCTACAACATCGATAAGGTCAAGGCCGTGCTCGGGGACAATGCCCCGGTGGATTCCTGGGACCTGATTTTCAAACCCGAGTACATGGAAAAGCTGCAGAAGTGCGGGGTTGCTATCCTCGACAACGGCCCGGAACTGCTGCCGGCCGCGCTGAATTACCTGGGCCTGCCGCACCACAGCAAGAACCCCGAGGACTACAAGAAAGCTGAAGCGCTGCTGATGAAAGTGCGGCCTTACGTCAGTTACTTCCATTCCTCGAAATACACCAGCGACCTGGCCAACGGCGACATCTGCGTTGCGGTCGGCTTCTCCGGCGACATCCTGCAAGCCGAAAGCCGCGCCACTGAAGCCAAGAACGGGGTGAAGATCGGCTACAACATTCCCAAGGAAGGCGCTGCCATCTGGTTCGACATGGTGGCCATGCCCGCCGACGCTCCAGATGAAAAGGCCGGTTATGCCTTCATGAACTACCTGCTGCGCCCCGACGTGATGGCCAGCATCACCAACCACGTGCACTACGCCAACGGCAACTCCGCGGCCGACAGCCTGGTGGACCCGGCGATCAAGGGCGACACCAAGGTCTACCCAAGCCCGGAAATGATGGGCAAGTTGTTTGCCCTGGAAGCGATGCCGCTGAACATCGACCGGATTCGCACGCGGGTGTGGAACACCATTCGCACGGGGCGTTGA
- a CDS encoding helix-turn-helix transcriptional regulator, with protein MSLFREVGMHAGLGRTVSQIGTERFWKQLILLLHQCLPFDNALAIFYPLEGAPQALEEYDAQPSNKPTPMLIYLNGLYLIDPFFQACRDGYASGVYHLEEVAPDHFRQSEYFLNYFHDNVLEDEAQFILQLPGSGTLSLSLGMQRMFTPDETGLLTTLCAWVLPLMQQHWQQSTQRAPAPDAMASQIRDALSHFGSGVLSERELEIARLVLRGFSSKAMAERLSISPDTVKVHRRHLYAKLDISSQPELFSLFIQSLGHDLENP; from the coding sequence ATGAGCCTGTTCAGGGAAGTCGGCATGCACGCAGGACTGGGCCGAACCGTGTCACAGATTGGTACCGAGCGTTTCTGGAAGCAGTTGATCCTGTTGCTGCACCAATGCCTGCCCTTCGACAATGCCCTGGCGATTTTCTACCCCCTTGAGGGCGCGCCCCAGGCACTGGAGGAATACGACGCCCAACCCAGCAACAAACCCACACCGATGCTGATCTACCTCAATGGGTTGTACTTGATCGATCCGTTTTTCCAGGCCTGTCGGGACGGCTACGCCAGCGGCGTGTACCACCTTGAAGAAGTGGCACCGGATCACTTTCGCCAGAGCGAATACTTCCTCAATTACTTCCACGACAACGTGCTGGAAGACGAGGCGCAGTTCATTCTGCAGTTGCCGGGCAGCGGGACCTTATCCCTGTCCCTGGGCATGCAGAGGATGTTTACCCCTGATGAAACGGGACTGCTGACCACCCTCTGCGCCTGGGTACTGCCGTTGATGCAACAGCATTGGCAACAAAGCACCCAGCGGGCGCCGGCGCCAGACGCCATGGCCAGCCAGATTCGTGATGCGTTGAGTCATTTTGGCAGCGGCGTGCTGTCGGAGCGCGAGCTGGAAATTGCTCGCCTGGTGCTGCGCGGGTTTTCTTCAAAGGCCATGGCCGAACGCCTGAGCATCTCACCGGACACGGTCAAGGTTCATCGCCGGCATCTGTATGCCAAGTTGGATATCTCGTCACAGCCGGAGTTGTTTTCGTTGTTTATCCAATCGTTGGGGCATGATCTGGAGAACCCTTAG
- a CDS encoding AraC family transcriptional regulator: MPDIAPDDDSHQSQATGEIVLRHHLCWKRRDLEGVMAYYHPAIQYHDFFQNRVVGFDELREYLHASMPRGPDEAIEHSDRIRVDGDTAFIQYRITLRGSQGLVSFRTSEAITVRDGLIWRVNEYASLVHEQPTSRTRSQALRPTVSRLGLSPQQLSYLANDLQQYFQRQQPYLDPELDLQQVAKECGYSRNQISYLLNQVLGQSFYRYVNQARLQHLLTTLDKALPPIRIDELAFAAGFNSLSAFYSCFRQHTGLSPKAYVKQISLRARAQDAP; the protein is encoded by the coding sequence ATGCCCGACATCGCCCCAGACGATGATTCCCACCAATCCCAGGCTACCGGCGAGATCGTCCTGCGCCATCATCTTTGCTGGAAGCGCCGGGACCTGGAAGGCGTAATGGCGTACTACCACCCGGCTATCCAGTACCACGACTTCTTCCAGAACCGCGTCGTGGGCTTCGATGAGCTGCGCGAATACCTGCACGCCAGCATGCCCCGCGGCCCCGACGAAGCCATTGAGCACAGTGATCGCATCCGTGTCGACGGCGACACCGCGTTCATTCAATACCGCATTACGCTGCGGGGCAGTCAGGGCCTGGTGTCGTTTCGCACCAGTGAAGCGATCACCGTGCGCGATGGCTTGATCTGGCGGGTCAATGAATATGCATCACTGGTACATGAGCAACCCACCAGCCGCACGCGCTCCCAGGCGCTGCGCCCAACCGTCAGCCGTCTGGGCCTGTCGCCCCAGCAGTTGAGTTACCTGGCCAACGACTTGCAGCAGTACTTCCAGCGCCAGCAACCCTATTTGGACCCGGAGCTGGACCTCCAACAGGTGGCCAAGGAGTGTGGTTACAGCCGCAACCAGATTTCCTACCTGTTAAATCAGGTGCTGGGGCAGAGCTTTTACCGCTACGTCAACCAGGCGCGTTTGCAGCATTTGCTTACGACGCTGGATAAGGCCCTGCCGCCGATTCGCATCGATGAGCTGGCCTTTGCCGCCGGTTTCAATTCCCTGTCGGCCTTCTACAGCTGCTTTCGTCAGCACACTGGCCTGTCGCCCAAGGCCTACGTCAAACAAATTTCCCTGCGTGCACGCGCGCAAGACGCTCCCTGA
- a CDS encoding DUF1652 domain-containing protein, with translation MNKVGNMNKVTFPNACQLMRWHFHPMGFEASMDTPASMIARLFDRATGETLIAIAGIPCATVMNAADVERIIEAVEDELESFVPPLSLRA, from the coding sequence ATGAACAAGGTGGGCAATATGAATAAAGTGACGTTCCCCAACGCCTGCCAGCTGATGCGCTGGCATTTTCACCCGATGGGCTTTGAGGCGAGTATGGATACTCCCGCAAGCATGATCGCCCGGCTGTTTGATCGAGCCACCGGCGAAACCTTGATCGCCATTGCTGGCATCCCCTGCGCCACCGTGATGAACGCGGCGGATGTGGAGCGGATTATCGAGGCCGTCGAGGACGAGCTGGAGTCGTTTGTGCCGCCGCTGTCCCTTCGGGCCTGA
- a CDS encoding UvrD-helicase domain-containing protein has translation MPQHTPDLPPELRPLAEMPLLKRLAARLFGHGLTRLRAQHRFSWLHGQADGFRSGHTAGVDYGYKEGKLDGIEEGRQVLLIRDFRPDEHRAPGVDDHLFDDWRLPLTAELKKRIKADVARLLPAHAQPSVAQWKMIFSDTPSTSVIAGAGAGKSTSLVLRILLLTHYLGFELSSMTVVTFTRESRKDFINKLMEILSLWGQPLGMKEAQAVVRTFHSRILPMVRSLPGFERLQAFENLNARTEAGFDEADSNPFELRINDTQRQQLNACYYGLHTRHERFRELIAPLARHALQLKELERDHPDVQKRVAVTELAAKRDEELCDVIEDLWFRAGAWPIKGIEPNRQTLEINGAQFHCHGYIAELDAWVVLGFDPRENAQISRPGSKLSVRAEWAVKRTLFQAFCRKPLIWLESYESSKRLLSSLAGDATAGPGFDYKVKGELASAPLLDSFVTAAGFIENLGLDVPTAVGQMSFAKDDPDRFFFEALSIFWKALEDHLLDQSPPIMTYNRMFSLFGENTPENLKLLSDGLLRPMSHLMIDEFQDVSPQIVSWLRASLREIRSRGPAMHVGRGAQRSSLLCVGDDWQSIYGWRGSSPKYFMEFNKEFPSPATTRVMLGENYRSHQHVIDAAEHIVRAAPAISGKKAKASGAPKALVPVVVRDRDDAALGRELLAHYQQGDSILMLYRKSSDKLLIQEHIQSVVNLDSSLPPAARRLKQLTYHSAKGLQADAVFLLGDCQHLTSSPYKNQVYRMAGLGKEGDADAYDSAQKDEVLRLAYVGITRTVSHCYWYIEGQDAQGVNVPKASDRITGSKVFFDDQRGSKL, from the coding sequence GTGCCGCAACACACCCCCGATCTTCCTCCCGAACTGCGGCCCTTGGCCGAAATGCCCCTGTTGAAACGGCTCGCCGCTCGATTATTCGGCCACGGCCTGACGCGCCTGCGCGCCCAGCACCGTTTCTCCTGGCTACACGGCCAGGCCGACGGCTTTCGCAGCGGGCACACGGCAGGTGTGGATTATGGCTACAAGGAAGGCAAGCTCGATGGTATCGAGGAGGGTCGTCAAGTCCTGCTGATTCGCGACTTCCGTCCCGATGAACACCGCGCACCGGGCGTGGACGATCACCTGTTCGATGATTGGCGTCTGCCGCTCACCGCCGAGCTGAAAAAACGCATCAAGGCCGATGTGGCGCGCCTGCTGCCCGCCCATGCGCAACCGAGCGTTGCCCAGTGGAAGATGATTTTCAGCGATACGCCGTCCACCTCGGTGATTGCTGGCGCCGGTGCGGGCAAGTCCACCTCCCTGGTGCTGCGCATCTTGTTGCTCACCCATTACCTGGGCTTTGAACTGAGCTCGATGACCGTGGTGACATTCACCCGGGAGTCGCGTAAAGACTTCATCAACAAGCTCATGGAGATTCTCAGCCTGTGGGGCCAACCCCTTGGCATGAAAGAAGCGCAGGCGGTGGTGCGTACCTTCCATTCGCGTATCTTGCCGATGGTGCGCAGCCTGCCAGGCTTTGAGCGGCTGCAAGCGTTTGAAAACCTCAACGCCCGCACTGAAGCAGGTTTTGATGAGGCGGACAGCAACCCCTTCGAGCTGCGCATCAACGATACCCAGCGCCAGCAACTGAACGCCTGTTATTACGGGCTCCACACTCGTCATGAGCGGTTCCGTGAGCTGATAGCGCCTTTGGCACGCCACGCCCTGCAACTCAAGGAGCTGGAGCGCGACCATCCGGACGTGCAAAAACGGGTAGCGGTGACGGAGCTGGCGGCCAAGCGCGATGAAGAACTCTGTGATGTGATCGAAGACCTGTGGTTTCGTGCCGGCGCCTGGCCGATCAAGGGCATCGAACCGAATCGGCAAACGCTGGAGATCAACGGGGCGCAGTTCCACTGCCACGGCTATATCGCCGAGTTGGACGCCTGGGTGGTATTGGGCTTCGACCCTCGTGAGAACGCCCAGATCAGCCGCCCAGGTTCCAAACTGTCGGTGCGTGCGGAGTGGGCGGTTAAGCGCACACTATTTCAAGCTTTCTGTCGTAAGCCATTGATATGGCTTGAAAGCTATGAATCATCAAAGCGCCTACTGAGCAGCCTGGCTGGGGACGCAACCGCCGGGCCAGGCTTCGATTACAAGGTCAAAGGCGAATTGGCGTCGGCACCTCTGCTGGATAGTTTTGTCACGGCTGCCGGTTTTATCGAGAACCTGGGCCTGGATGTACCCACCGCCGTGGGACAAATGAGCTTTGCCAAGGACGACCCAGACCGTTTCTTTTTTGAAGCCCTGAGCATCTTCTGGAAGGCCCTGGAAGATCACTTGCTGGACCAATCACCGCCGATCATGACCTACAACCGGATGTTCTCGCTGTTTGGCGAAAATACCCCGGAAAACCTGAAGTTACTCAGTGATGGGCTACTGCGGCCGATGTCGCACCTGATGATCGATGAATTCCAGGACGTGTCACCGCAGATCGTCTCGTGGCTGCGCGCCAGCCTGCGGGAGATTCGCAGCCGTGGCCCAGCGATGCATGTGGGCCGTGGCGCGCAGCGCTCTTCGCTGCTGTGCGTGGGGGACGACTGGCAGTCGATCTATGGCTGGCGTGGCAGTTCGCCCAAATACTTCATGGAGTTCAACAAGGAGTTCCCGTCGCCCGCCACGACCCGGGTGATGCTGGGGGAGAATTACCGCAGTCATCAACATGTGATTGATGCCGCTGAGCATATCGTGCGGGCCGCTCCGGCCATCAGTGGCAAGAAGGCCAAGGCGAGTGGAGCACCGAAAGCCCTGGTGCCTGTGGTGGTGCGTGACCGCGACGATGCGGCCCTGGGTCGGGAGCTGTTAGCGCATTATCAACAGGGCGATTCAATATTAATGTTGTATCGAAAAAGTAGCGATAAGCTATTGATTCAAGAGCATATTCAATCTGTTGTTAATCTGGATTCGAGCTTGCCGCCCGCAGCACGCAGGCTCAAGCAATTGACCTATCACAGTGCCAAAGGGCTGCAGGCGGACGCCGTGTTCCTGCTCGGAGATTGCCAGCATCTGACGAGTTCGCCCTACAAGAATCAGGTCTACCGCATGGCGGGACTGGGCAAAGAGGGTGATGCCGACGCTTACGATTCTGCGCAAAAGGACGAAGTATTGCGCCTGGCCTATGTGGGCATTACCCGGACGGTAAGCCATTGCTATTGGTATATCGAAGGGCAGGACGCCCAAGGGGTGAATGTGCCGAAGGCGTCGGATCGTATTACGGGGAGCAAGGTGTTTTTTGATGATCAGCGCGGATCAAAACTGTAG
- a CDS encoding P1 family peptidase: protein MRARQLGITLGLGTPGELNAITDVPGVRVGHSTLKTRIDGKQVRTGVTVIQPRAGEARQQPCFAGYHVLNGNGDATGLEWISESGLLTTPLAITNTHSIGIVRDTLIALEREKLADPAVYWCMPVVMETYDGLLNDIWGQHVGPEHVREALAGSVSGPVQEGAVGGGTGMICHEFKGGIGTASRRLSAEQGGWTVGVLVQANHGKRQELRVDGYPVGRHLTEIPSPFAERGTPGMGSIVVILATDAPLLPHQCQRLAQRASIGIARTGGGTEDSSGDLFLAFATGNQDLPPADYGRKGLPFSTPLAMVNNDHISPLFSAAAEAVEEAIINAILAGEDMDTDEGVLVPGLDGQTLLGALRTTGWRTRLL, encoded by the coding sequence ATGCGCGCACGTCAATTGGGCATCACGTTGGGTCTGGGCACGCCCGGTGAATTGAATGCCATTACCGACGTCCCAGGCGTTCGGGTTGGCCACAGCACCCTCAAGACCCGCATCGATGGCAAACAGGTCCGCACCGGCGTGACGGTGATCCAGCCCCGAGCGGGTGAGGCCCGGCAACAACCGTGCTTTGCCGGCTACCACGTGCTCAATGGCAACGGCGACGCCACTGGCCTGGAATGGATCAGCGAGTCGGGCTTGCTGACCACGCCACTGGCGATCACCAATACCCACAGCATCGGCATTGTGCGTGACACCTTGATTGCCCTGGAGCGGGAAAAGCTGGCGGACCCTGCGGTGTATTGGTGCATGCCGGTGGTGATGGAAACCTATGACGGCTTGCTCAACGACATCTGGGGTCAGCACGTCGGCCCGGAGCATGTTCGCGAAGCCTTGGCCGGCTCTGTATCAGGCCCGGTACAGGAGGGCGCAGTCGGTGGCGGTACCGGGATGATCTGCCATGAATTCAAGGGCGGTATCGGCACGGCGTCGCGCCGGTTATCGGCGGAGCAGGGCGGTTGGACCGTGGGGGTGCTGGTGCAGGCCAATCATGGCAAGCGTCAGGAGTTGCGGGTGGATGGTTACCCGGTGGGGCGTCACTTGACAGAGATTCCTTCACCGTTTGCCGAGCGCGGCACGCCGGGCATGGGCTCGATCGTGGTGATTCTCGCCACCGACGCGCCCTTGCTGCCGCATCAGTGCCAGCGGTTGGCGCAACGGGCGTCCATCGGCATTGCTCGCACGGGCGGTGGCACCGAGGACTCCAGTGGCGACCTGTTCCTGGCGTTCGCCACCGGCAACCAGGATTTGCCGCCAGCGGATTATGGGCGCAAGGGTTTGCCGTTCAGCACTCCGTTGGCGATGGTCAACAACGATCATATTTCGCCGCTGTTCAGTGCCGCCGCCGAGGCGGTGGAGGAGGCGATCATTAATGCGATCCTCGCCGGGGAGGACATGGATACCGACGAGGGTGTTTTGGTGCCAGGGCTTGATGGGCAGACACTGCTCGGAGCGTTGCGCACAACAGGTTGGCGTACGCGTCTGCTGTAG
- a CDS encoding APC family permease: MSASPALDGVLKPTLSVFDVVAITVSAVTPASSVFVIAPFAIQQAGSGVFLAFVMAAVLALMFAFCYAELGRAHNSAGGEYVYAKRVFGGMAGYATFLTVLVMLLFIPPVLATGAATYLNNALGTKFDSQTVALVIVVCSYALGILNIKLNAWITGTCLLLEVAALLVIVFIGFGNPVQSASVLFQPQIVENGVLHLAPWALVIGAVGIGLFSFNGYGPAVLLAEDMKCGGKGVHKAVLWSLGLVVVIELVPITALLIGAPSLSAMISSPDPIGYLLTSHGNETLSRLVSAGIFLSVFNAIVAIVIQIGRVVFSSGRDALWTPSINKLFTRIHPRWDSPWLATLFLAIPSALLSFSSNLADLTSFSVLLIMLVYLIVALSALMSRVLLRDREHPYRMPLWPLPALLAVLGASYLLFTLILEASARDIMIIIGLLALSVILYCISGRLSPAFQKL; the protein is encoded by the coding sequence ATGAGTGCTTCCCCCGCGCTAGACGGCGTGCTTAAACCCACGTTAAGCGTATTCGACGTAGTCGCCATCACCGTCTCGGCGGTGACCCCGGCCAGTTCCGTATTCGTGATCGCGCCGTTTGCCATCCAGCAGGCCGGCAGCGGGGTGTTCCTGGCTTTCGTGATGGCGGCGGTGCTCGCGCTGATGTTCGCCTTCTGTTACGCCGAACTGGGCCGTGCCCATAACAGCGCCGGGGGTGAATACGTTTACGCCAAGCGTGTGTTCGGCGGCATGGCCGGCTACGCAACCTTCCTCACGGTGCTGGTGATGTTGCTGTTTATCCCGCCGGTGCTGGCCACCGGTGCCGCAACCTATCTCAATAACGCCCTGGGCACTAAATTCGACTCGCAAACCGTGGCCCTGGTGATTGTGGTCTGCAGCTACGCCCTGGGTATTCTCAATATCAAGCTCAACGCCTGGATTACTGGCACCTGCTTGCTGTTGGAAGTGGCCGCGTTGCTGGTGATCGTGTTTATCGGTTTCGGCAATCCGGTGCAGTCGGCCAGCGTGTTGTTCCAACCGCAAATTGTCGAAAACGGCGTGCTGCACCTTGCGCCATGGGCTCTGGTGATTGGCGCAGTGGGTATCGGTCTGTTCTCATTCAATGGCTATGGCCCGGCAGTGCTGCTGGCCGAAGACATGAAATGTGGCGGCAAGGGCGTGCACAAGGCGGTGTTGTGGTCCTTGGGTTTAGTAGTGGTGATCGAATTGGTACCGATCACGGCGCTGCTGATTGGCGCGCCATCCCTCAGTGCAATGATCAGCAGCCCCGATCCTATCGGTTACCTGTTGACCAGCCACGGCAATGAGACCTTGTCACGGCTGGTGAGCGCCGGGATCTTCCTGTCGGTCTTCAATGCCATTGTCGCCATCGTCATCCAGATTGGCCGGGTGGTATTCAGCAGTGGTCGCGATGCGTTGTGGACGCCGAGCATCAATAAACTGTTCACCCGTATTCATCCGCGCTGGGACTCACCGTGGTTGGCGACGCTGTTCCTGGCGATTCCGTCGGCGCTGCTCAGTTTCAGCTCCAACCTGGCGGACCTGACGTCCTTCAGCGTGCTGCTGATCATGCTGGTGTACTTGATAGTGGCCTTGAGCGCGCTGATGAGCCGGGTACTGCTGCGTGATCGCGAGCATCCCTACCGTATGCCACTGTGGCCACTGCCGGCGCTGCTGGCAGTACTGGGAGCCAGCTATCTATTGTTTACCCTGATCCTTGAGGCTTCAGCCCGGGACATCATGATTATCATCGGCTTGTTGGCGCTGTCGGTGATTTTGTATTGCATCAGCGGCCGGTTGAGTCCGGCGTTCCAGAAACTGTAA